The DNA window AAGACGACGTACGGGGTAGAGGACCTGTGGTCCGAAACCACTCATGGATGGACTCCGCTGGTGTCCCGTCGGGGCAATGGGGGATACGGTTTGTACGGCTTCGTGACTCAAGACTCAGCCTCGGCGGTAGTGGCGGTCGACTCGCAGGAAGTGGATTCGGCGGACATCGCCTCAGCCGATGACGCTGTTTTCAACGCGTCGATTTCGTCTGACGCGCTCGGAACCTCGGGAGTAGGTGTCGCTTCGGATTGATCAGCGACAACCTCACCTGATTGATCAAGCGTGCTGGTTTGTGCCAGGCTGTCAGCGACACCACTTTCTTGCTCGGGTTGCGAATCTGCGTCGTCTTCGACGACAGCACTGTCGCCATTTTCGTCTCGCTGAGCAGGTATCGGAGACGCTTCGACAGAAGTCACGTCCGCGACAGTGGTCATGTCTTCGTCACCCGCAACATCCGAGAGCGGAACTGTTTGCTCTTGGACTGGTTCGGTAGACTGAGTCGCCTCACTGTCGACGTTTGATTCGCCGGGCGTGCCTTGCGGTTCGATGTTTGCTTCCGAGACCGCGGTCACGTCGTCGGCTGAGCTTGTCGCGTCAGATTGCGCGTCTTCGATCGCACTCACGATCTCGTCGATCGAAAGAAAGCTGCTCGCGCCGGCTCGTTCGAATGAATTGGCGAGCTGTTGCGTGACACCTTGCCATTCGATCGTCGTCGAGTCTGAGTCTTCGGCGGCGGCCTGCGCGGCGATCAAGAGTTGCAGAATGGAGGCGTCAATGTCGTGCGCTTCCGAAAAGTCGAGCTGCAGTGTTCCACCGCTTTGCAACGCTTCGCGAATCAACGCATGCAACTGTTCGGCATGCGCCACTCCGACAGACCCAACGAATGGGATGTTGATCGTTTCCATGCCCCCGATCCAGCTACTGGTAAAAACAATTTGTGTTGAACTGCAGACGACTGTCGCCGCAACGAATGTTCGGCGCCACACGTCCCACGCCATCGCCTAACGCATTTACACTACGATGCCAATAATTACGCGGATGCGAAACGTCGGTAAACGGACACGACTGCGCAAACAAAACGACATGGCATGCCAGTGCGGATCAGTCCCGGATTACCGAACAGGCAAACCTACACCGCTTTTAGATAAATAAGCCGACGCTAAACCATCAGCTTTGGGCGTTTGTCATCCATCCGAGATAGAACAAACAGACAGAGTTTTCAGGCAGAAGGGCTAAAGT is part of the Roseiconus lacunae genome and encodes:
- a CDS encoding STAS domain-containing protein, producing the protein METINIPFVGSVGVAHAEQLHALIREALQSGGTLQLDFSEAHDIDASILQLLIAAQAAAEDSDSTTIEWQGVTQQLANSFERAGASSFLSIDEIVSAIEDAQSDATSSADDVTAVSEANIEPQGTPGESNVDSEATQSTEPVQEQTVPLSDVAGDEDMTTVADVTSVEASPIPAQRDENGDSAVVEDDADSQPEQESGVADSLAQTSTLDQSGEVVADQSEATPTPEVPSASDEIDALKTASSAEAMSAESTSCESTATTAEAES